The window CATTCATCGACAGTCTGCCTCTGGCCAAGGAGAAGATGCTCGTCGCATAAGACGATCTGACAATCAGGAGAAACCAAACATCCAGGAACCCCAACATAAAATGTCAGATCAAATCTTGGTTTTTACAGTTAAATAGTTACTACGTAAAAATAACTTGAATCTTTATTTTAATCCTGTTAGAATGTGATCCATATCACATCCTCATCATTCTTCTCCGATTTGATTCCTGGTAGGCATTCCGAACTCCATCACTAAACTCCAACGGGACGACATCTTATGTTAGAGTTGATAACCCTTGATTTACATAAATTAGTATTTATACCCAGGAGAAAATCATGTCAACTCATTTAAAAACGATCTTAAAAATAAAAGAAATCCCAAACAAGAAGATCGGGAATAAATTCATCTTCCGGAGAAGGGTCTATCTTTCCGATACCAACGCTCAAGGAAACGTTTATTTTGCTAAGTACTTTGAGTGGCAGGGAGACGCACGAGAAGAGTTTTTCCGCACGGCCGTTCCCATTCATGAATCCTTTTTCTCGGCTGGGTATCGGCTCCTCACCGTTGAAGCATCACTTGAATATAAGGGAGAAGCGAAACTTTATGATGAGGTCGAGATAACGATTACCGTCGGCTGGATCAGAAGAGCGAGCGCCGAACTCAAATTCATCTTTTCCAATGCAGAGACAGGAAGTACCATCGCCGTCGGAAAACAAATCATTGCTTCCGCCGAAAAAGATGGAAAACCGGTGGCAGCCCCTCAGGCGGTTCGAGATCTTCTCCTTCCTTACTGCGAGTCACCTAAAAATCCATAGGAATAATTCTCTTTATCGCCAATTCTTATTTTGCGTCTAGATTTCGATTTTCAAATGTGCTACTTATAACTTCAGGAGTGTCGCGTATTTCTTTTCTTTATTTTCCTATTCACGCTCACCTTAGCAAGTGCACTACTGATGAACGCTTACGCGTTGTCTTCTTTCATTACTTTTATTTCAGTCTTCTTCATTGGAATCGGCGTCTTCCTACACAGACCCGAAGAAAGGGTGAACAGACAATTCGTCCTCTTCTCGACCGGCATCGCCGTCTGGGCCGGAGGACGTGTGCTCTATCTCACCACGCCAGATGAGGAGACTGCGTTATTTTGGGCCCGGGTTACGATTGCAGGAACGGTCTTTATCCCTTCTCTCTTTCTCCATTTTGTATCCGCCTTCCTGAAAATACGCAACCGTTGGCCGATCCTGCCCTCCTATGCAGCCTCCCTCTTCCTCTTTGTGGCCAACCTAACCCCTTGGATGGTTCAGGGGGTTTCAATCAAACATCAATCGGCCTATTTCGTTAATCCTGGCCCACTTTACCCTTTGCTTTTAGTTCTTTTTAGCGCTGACCTGTTAGCTGCCTTTTACCTTCTTCAAAGACGCTATCGACAAACATCAGGACTAGAAAAGAATCATATCCGGCTTCTCTTTTGGTCTACCCTCATCGGCTTCGCGGGAGGAACAACTAACTTTCTACCCGATTTCAATATGGAGATCGACTCCCTGAGCGCTTACGCGACCTATCTTATTCCCTTATACGTTGCCACTCTCACTTATGCAATCATCCGCTATCGCTTCCTTGATATCGAAATTGTTATTCAAAAAGGAGTCGTCTACTTTCTCACCCTGCTTATCACAGCGATTCCTTTTTTTCTTTTGACCGAATTCTTTCAGCAGGTTCTCCCTCTTCATGCCGCCAATATCGCCAGCTTTCTCCTCTTCGCCGTCATTCTTCTTGTCTTCGCGAACATCAAACCGCTGACGCAGCAGTGGGTGGAGCGCTCGATTTTTCGCGAGCGGTCCCGCCATTACCAATCGATTCATGAATTCAGCCGGTCGGTCGTCCAATTTCTCCATCTTGAAGATCTAACGGAGAAGTTTTTTACCACCTTGGTGAAGACGCTCCACCCCACTTCGATTTCTCTGTTCCTTTCAGATGGAAAGGAAAATTACCGCCTCCATCGGACCACCGGCCATGAAGAGGGTTCAGTCGATGTTCTCATCCTTCGTGAACATCCTCTCGTAAAGAGGTTGGAACAGCAAAATCGGATTCTTTCCCTTGAAGAGCTCGAGTGGGAAGAAGCGGCGCTTCCTCTGGCCCAGCAGATGCGGGATCTCCGAAGCATTCTCTGCATTCCTTTGAGCTTCGAGACCCGTCTAATCGGGATCTGTTACCTTGGCCAGAAAGAGAACGGCCAAGCTTATTCCCAGTCCGAGCTCTTTATGCTTCAGACCCTCGCCGCAAACGCTTCGGTTGCTTTCAAGAACGCCCAGCTTTTCATGGAAGTCAGCCGATATGCGGAGCAGTTCGGGGCGATCAGCCAGGCGATTAATCTCAGCCCCGACGTCGACCAAATTTTCGATCTCCTCCTTCGAGAAATCCAAAAATACACCCCCTTCGACTGGGCGAGCATCGCCATCTACAAAGAAGAAGGAGAAGTTCACTTTTACCGGGTGAAGGGAAGAGAAGGAAATCCGCTGCCGGAGAACTACACCTGGCCCCTGACCGATCTCAACCTCCTCTCGCGCCTGACCCTGAAGCAGGAACCGCTTCTTCAGGCCGATCTCTTCGGGGAAGATGTCACGGAGTCCGAGCGCAAACTAGCGAGAACCGGCGTACGGTCGTATCTCATTCTGCCTTTGTTGGTGCGGGGGAAATTGATTGGAACGTTGAACCTATGGAGTGCGAAGGCATTAGAGCGGCCGGCGCAGGCGCTTGAATTTGTCGTTCCTCTGACGTATCATCTCGCCCCTTTCCTGGAAGTGGCTCGGCTCTTCGAAGGAATGAAGCGGGCCAACGAGGCGCTCCGGATGAAAAGCATCGAATTGGAAGAATCCCAACGCCGGCAAACACGATTCTATTCGTTTATCACGCACGAATTGCGAACCCCTCTCAACTCAATCATCGGTTATCTCTCCTTGATCCTTAACGGAACCTATGGACCGATCGAATCAAAACAGGTCTTTCCGATGAGTCGAATCAAGGAAAACGCAAATCTCTTAGGCCAGCTGATCAACGACCTGCTCGATCTTGCCCGGATCGAATCAAAAGAGATCTCTCTCCATCTGGAAGAGATCGAGCTGGAGCAATTCGTCACGAAAATGGCGATCAATCTCGAACCGCTCTTCCTGGAGAAGGGAACCGAGCTTCAGGTGGAGATCGACTATCCCGGAATGCTCTACTGTGACAGCACCCGCCTGAGGCAAATCTTTCAAAACCTTCTCAGCAACGCCGCCAAATTTACGGAAAACGGTTTTGTGCGGATCTCTGCGACGGAAATCCCGGAGCGAAACGGCGTGCTCATTCAAATCAGCGATTCAGGAATCGGCATTTCCGAAGACGACCTCCCCCACATCTTCGATCCCTTTTGGCAAGGAACGTCCGAATCCCAGCGTACCTCAAAAGGGAGCGGACTCGGCTTGGCGATCGTGAAAAAGTCGGTGGAAATCTTAAAGGGAGAAATCACCGTCTCCAGTCATCCCGGCCAAGGAACCACATTTACCCTCTTCCTCCCGCGGCAATATCCGGGGGGCCAATTGAAAATCGCCTAATGTTCACAGATTGAACCCCTTCCGTTCACGCGATCCGGCGCCCGGTCGCGAGCCGGACGACTAAAATCACCAGGGCCGCGACAAGCAACATATGCAGCGCGCCGCCGAGCGTGTAAGAGCTCACGACGCCCAGCAGCCACAACACCAATAAAATAACAATGATCGTTTCCAACATCTCCATTCCTCCGAGGGTGAATGCACCGACCTCCCCTTTTGTTTCAAGGGGAAATCCTCCCGCAAAATGCGATCTCTACTTTCAGTATATTCAAATCGGGTAATCCGATGCAATTCCATGGGCTCGATCGAACCGCGAATATCCGATCGAGCCCTTGACACGAGACGATCCGTTTCTCTATTCTAGGAAAGATCCGGCGCTTGCGCCAAGCCGACTTTTGTGGCCATCAAACAATCAATCCGTCATCCATGAGAAATCATCCCGATCAACACACCATACGGCCCGCCTCTCTGAACCGAAAAATCTGCGGGACCATGATCCCCCTTTTTTCCATTCGGAGCGAGACGAACTTCGGAATCGGAGAGATCCTCGATCTGCTCCCGGTGATCGATTGGATGGCCGATCATCATCTCCATCTGCTCCAGATCCTTCCGGTTTATGAAACCTCTCCGATGGAGACAAGCCCTTATCAAGCATTGAGCGGCTTCGCGCTCGATCCGATTTATCTTTCCCTGCTCGCCTGGGACGATTTCAAGAAAAGCGATGCCGCCAACCGAACCTTCTCATCCCCTTCCATACAAGAGACGCTTCACCGATTACGTGCGAATAAAGATGTCTCCTATGAAGCGATCCGCCGGCTCAAAGCCCCCCTCCTGGAGCAGACGTTCCGCTCTTTTCTCGATGAGGAGTGGAAAAAGAACACCGGCCGCGCGCGATCGCTCCAACGATTCATCGACGCGCATTCCGACTGGCTCGAGGATTACGCGCTCTTTCGTCTGTTGAAAGAAAAAAACGATTGGCGCTATTGGAAGGAATGGCCGGCCCCTTACCGGAACAGAAGTAAACCGGAGTTGAAGAAGCTTCAGGACCAGGAGGAAGAACGACTCCTCTTCTTCAAATATCTCCAATGGGCCCTCGCGGAACAGTGGAAGGAGGTTCGGGAGCATGCCAAACGGAGAAACGTTCTCCTCATGGGAGATCTCCCCTTCCTCGTCAGCGGGGACAGCGCCGATGTCTGGAGCCATCCCCATTCATTCAGCGCCGTCGATTCGGTGGGGGCGCCCCCCGACGTTTTCAACGACAAAGGACAGGACTGGGGTCTGCCTCTCTTCAATTGGAAAGTGATGGAGAAGAGGAACTTTCTCTGGTGGCGGCTTCGGATTCGCCAGGCCCGGGAGCAGTATGATTTGATCCGGCTCGATCATGTCGTCGGATTTTATCGGGTCTGGGTGATTCCCAAAGATGGACCGCCTCATTTTGAGCCGAGCGAAGAGAACGAGCAGATAAAACGCGGCCGACAGCTTCTCAGCGCAATCATCGAAGAGGCGGGGATGTGTATCCCGGTCGCGGAGGATCTCGGCGTCATCCCCGACTTTGTCCGCGAGACGCTCACTCGATTTGAAATCGCCGGGCATAAAGTGCTTCGATGGGAAAAACGCGACCAGGTCTACTTGGACCCGAAAGACTATCCGTTCATCTCACTGGCCACCACCGGCACCCATGACACCAGCACGCTCATGAACTGGTGGAACGAAATCTCGCTGGAAGAGCGGGCCGCGTTTCTGAGCATGCTGGATGAAGGATTGGAATTGACGCCGGAAGCGCCGTTCTCGGATCGCTTACACCAGGCGATCTTGGAGCGGCTGATTCGCTCGGGGTCGAGTCTGGTCCTCTTTCCGATCCAGGATATCCTCGGCCTTCCCGATCAGATCAATATTCCCGCGACCGTCGGCCTGCATAACTGGCGCTTCCGACTCCCGGCCCCTCTCCACGACCTCGACCGCCTTCCTCCCTTCACGGAAAAGTTGGCCTCCTTCAGATCCCTGATCGATCGGCATCTACGTTATGCCGGATCAGAAACGCTGATGACCCCTCCTTCACCGCCGTAAAACCCGCCTCTTGACAACCGCCCGCGCTTCTTATAGAGTACTTAAAAATAAACCAACCAGTCGGTTTTATGGGCCTGAAGGGCGAAACAACGAAGCAAAAGATCCTTGAAACAGCGTGCAACCTGTTTTATTTAAGAGGATACAACGGCACCAGCATCGACGATATTCTCAAGGCGGCCAAGGTCAAGAAGGGAAATTTCTACTTTCACTTCAAAAGCAAGGAAGATCTCGGCTACGCGGTGATCGACGCCTACGCCGCCAGAACGATTCCGCTGCTTCAAGAAACGTTGAAACAGGATGGAAACCCCCTCCGCCGGCTCTTTTCGCTTTTTCGAAAACAAGACGGTCGGATGAAAGCCTCTCAATATCGGGGAGGCTGCCCTTGCGGAAACCTGGCGCTGGAGCTTGCAGACCACCATGACGGCTTCAGACGGCAGCTGGACGCCATCTTCGATGCCTGGGCGCGGGAGATCACGCTCATCCTAAAACAAGCGCAGAAGGAAGGGACATTGGAAGAAACGGTCAATCCGAAAGAAATGGCCCATTTGATCGTCGCCGTGCTCGAAGGAAGCACCCTCTTGGCCAAGACCAAGAAATCGGGCGAGGTGTATCGCTCTTGCGTGAAGAGCCTTGAATCTCTGATAAATGGTTCACCGTCTAAACGAGCCGCACAAATACACTGATCTCATCAGGAGGACGACATGGACTGTCCACGATGCAAAAGCGTCATGATTGAAGAACGATTCCAAGATATCAACGATGATACCGGGAAGATCCACTTTTTCGGCTATCGATGCCTCTCCTGCGGGGAAATTCTCGATCCGGTCATTGCCCGCAACAGGAGTCATCGCCCGGCCCGCCCCCTGCGGGGCAGAGGAAGGCATGTCAAGCCGGTCGCGGCGTGACATGCCCCGCCGCTCCGGCATTCTAAGCCTGCGCTTTCCTGTCTAAAGACGCTTCGTCAACATCCGCCTTCGATTCACCCGCTCATCAGGGGACGTCTCCCCCCTTAGAAACCCAAGCAAAGCAATTTCATTTCGGGAGAAATACAATAATGATTGACAAATTTACGAAAGGAAGGGTAGGCTAAATCTATATTCATTGAGTTGAATCAATGAGGAAACCGTGATGATGAAGGGCCGGGGAAGCGCGTCCAATCCCCCAAACCGGTTTGAGAAGACGCATCGTTTTATCGAAGAAGAAGAGAGCGGAATGACTCTGCCGGTCACTCAGTTTCTTCAGGACTGTTCTCGAAGCATCATCGCTTACAACAATAGTCCGGACGTCGGTTTTGAGGCGAGCATCAACCCTTACCGCGGATGTGAACACGGATGTGTTTACTGCTATGCGCGCCCGACCCACGAATATCTCGGGTACTCGGCCGGTCTCGATTTCGAGACAAAAATCATGGTGAAGGAAGACGCCCCGCTTCTGCTGCGCAAGGAGCTTCAGCGCCCCGCTTGGAAACCCCAGGTGCTGGCGATGAGCGGCGTGACCGATCCGTACCAACCGGTTGAAGGAAAGCGCCGACTCACGCGTCAATGCCTTGAAGTCCTCCTTGAGTTCCGGAATCCTGTTGTCATTATCACAAAGAACCGGCGGGTCGTCAGAGATCTCGACCTGTTGTCCGAGTTGGCCGCTTTTCAATCTGTTGCTGTGTTTCTCTCGATCACGACGTTGAACGGCAACTTATGCGCTGTTCTGGAGCCACGGACCTCTCCACCGGATAGGAAACTCGAGGCGGTCTCGATCCTCGCGAAAGCCGGTGTTCCGACGGGTGTTCTCGTCGCGCCTGTCATTCCCGGCTTGACTGACCATGAAATTCCGAACATCCTCCGTTCCGCCGCGGCTGCGGGCGCCGCCTTTGCCGGGGTGGTTCCTCTTCGGCTTCCCTATGCCGTTGCGCCGCTCTTCGAAACGTGGCTGGAAAGATATCTTCCGGACCAAAAAGAAAAAGTCCTCAATCGGATCCGGTCGGTCCGCGGCGGCAAACTGAACGACCCCCGCTTCGGGAGCCGTATGGAGGGAGAAGGAATATTTTCAGATCAGATCAAGAGCCTTTTCAACCTTGCGTGCCGGAAATACGGGATTGCAGGGCGGCCTCCCCTACTCTCCACTGCGCACTTTCGCTCATCCCAACCGGTGCAGGAGCATCTTTTTTAATAAAAACTTTCATAAAATGCAGAATTTATCTATTTTTCACTTGAAAGAAGATTAAAAATTTTGTACGCTTCTCAAGCGTTTCCTCGCTCTTCCGCTTGATTGCGTTCGTTCATGACAAGGAGGTTCTTTTGAAGAAATTGTGGTTGGAAGTGGACGTTTCCGGAACGCTCGGCGACGATGCCTGGGTCGACCTGGAACAGCCGAAGGGTTTTATCGATGGCGGCATCACGAAAGAGTCATCACAATCCGGCTGCAATCACCCGATCGATCTCCCCCATTCCGAAGGAGAATGGCGGGAAGCCTGGGTTCAGATTGAAGATCTCCACGTCGAAGATGCGATTCGTTTTTACAAGGAAAAAGAACGTGTTCTTTCGGTTGAAACGGATGCCTGAGAATCGATCAATAACACGATCCTACGGTTTTCAGGTAACCTCTCATTGCTTGACGAAGTAGTAATTTCGATAGAAGATCAGCTCGTTAATTGACTCCCTAATATCATCCAAAGCCAAGTGGTTTCCCTTCTTCATCGGCGGCGGTGGTCCGTTCGGATACCACCGTCGGACCAACTCCTTCAGGGTGCTCACATCCACGTTTCGATAATGAAGATACTCGAAGAGCGTCGGCATATAGCGCTCTAAGAAGCGTCGATCGTGCCCGATCGAATTGCCGCAGAGAGGAGAGGTCCTTTCGGGGCAGTAATGCCGGATGAATTCGAGCGTCATTTCCTCTGCCTGCCTGACATCGATCGTGGACGATCCGACCCGCTTCAGAAGACCCGATTTGGAATGGGTATCCCGGCTCCATTTTTCCATCGTCTTCAACGCCTCCGGATCTTGATGAATCGCGATGGCGGGCCCTTCGGCCAAAATATTGAGCTGGCTATCGGTAATGATGGTGGCAATTTCGATAATCGCACAACATTTGGGGTCGAGCCCCGTCATTTCGAGGTCAAGCCAAACCAAATTCGAATCATTCTGCAGATGGGACACAAACACCTCTTTTTTTAATTTTGACCTAAAGAATTATCGTATTCGAGACGAACTGTCAAGGAAAGAAAAACAAGTTTCAGGCTTTCTCCGCGATGAGGTTTAGCCAGCGCCCTTTGCGCTCCCGGTTGCAGACCGTCTTCAGCGAAAGGATCTTCCAGCCGGCCCGGGTGAATACCTGAGCCAACGCATCCTTCTTCCAATAAGAAAAGTACCTCCCCGGAATCCAACCCTGCGTTGCGAATCCCTCTCCCTTTCCATGGGCGAAGGTCGCCCCGAATTTCCCGCCCGATCGAATAAGCTGTCGCAACGCGACCAAAACGCGATCCAGTTTTTTCTTTGGAAGATGAATCAGCGAGGCGGCCGCCCAGATTCCATGAAACGCGTCAAACCGGAAAGGCATCGCCTCCAGATCGGCCATGACCAGGGAAAGACGACGGGAGCGCCTGCGCGCGTGAGCGAGAAACGGCCACGTCCCGTCGAGCGCGATCGGACGGAACCCCTCTCTTTGAAGATAACGGCTGTCCTGACCCGGACCGCAGCCGAGAT of the Candidatus Manganitrophus noduliformans genome contains:
- a CDS encoding lmo0937 family membrane protein, giving the protein MLETIIVILLVLWLLGVVSSYTLGGALHMLLVAALVILVVRLATGRRIA
- the orn gene encoding oligoribonuclease, whose amino-acid sequence is MQNDSNLVWLDLEMTGLDPKCCAIIEIATIITDSQLNILAEGPAIAIHQDPEALKTMEKWSRDTHSKSGLLKRVGSSTIDVRQAEEMTLEFIRHYCPERTSPLCGNSIGHDRRFLERYMPTLFEYLHYRNVDVSTLKELVRRWYPNGPPPPMKKGNHLALDDIRESINELIFYRNYYFVKQ
- a CDS encoding PA0069 family radical SAM protein, whose amino-acid sequence is MMKGRGSASNPPNRFEKTHRFIEEEESGMTLPVTQFLQDCSRSIIAYNNSPDVGFEASINPYRGCEHGCVYCYARPTHEYLGYSAGLDFETKIMVKEDAPLLLRKELQRPAWKPQVLAMSGVTDPYQPVEGKRRLTRQCLEVLLEFRNPVVIITKNRRVVRDLDLLSELAAFQSVAVFLSITTLNGNLCAVLEPRTSPPDRKLEAVSILAKAGVPTGVLVAPVIPGLTDHEIPNILRSAAAAGAAFAGVVPLRLPYAVAPLFETWLERYLPDQKEKVLNRIRSVRGGKLNDPRFGSRMEGEGIFSDQIKSLFNLACRKYGIAGRPPLLSTAHFRSSQPVQEHLF
- a CDS encoding TetR/AcrR family transcriptional regulator → MGLKGETTKQKILETACNLFYLRGYNGTSIDDILKAAKVKKGNFYFHFKSKEDLGYAVIDAYAARTIPLLQETLKQDGNPLRRLFSLFRKQDGRMKASQYRGGCPCGNLALELADHHDGFRRQLDAIFDAWAREITLILKQAQKEGTLEETVNPKEMAHLIVAVLEGSTLLAKTKKSGEVYRSCVKSLESLINGSPSKRAAQIH
- a CDS encoding ATP-binding protein, encoding MNAYALSSFITFISVFFIGIGVFLHRPEERVNRQFVLFSTGIAVWAGGRVLYLTTPDEETALFWARVTIAGTVFIPSLFLHFVSAFLKIRNRWPILPSYAASLFLFVANLTPWMVQGVSIKHQSAYFVNPGPLYPLLLVLFSADLLAAFYLLQRRYRQTSGLEKNHIRLLFWSTLIGFAGGTTNFLPDFNMEIDSLSAYATYLIPLYVATLTYAIIRYRFLDIEIVIQKGVVYFLTLLITAIPFFLLTEFFQQVLPLHAANIASFLLFAVILLVFANIKPLTQQWVERSIFRERSRHYQSIHEFSRSVVQFLHLEDLTEKFFTTLVKTLHPTSISLFLSDGKENYRLHRTTGHEEGSVDVLILREHPLVKRLEQQNRILSLEELEWEEAALPLAQQMRDLRSILCIPLSFETRLIGICYLGQKENGQAYSQSELFMLQTLAANASVAFKNAQLFMEVSRYAEQFGAISQAINLSPDVDQIFDLLLREIQKYTPFDWASIAIYKEEGEVHFYRVKGREGNPLPENYTWPLTDLNLLSRLTLKQEPLLQADLFGEDVTESERKLARTGVRSYLILPLLVRGKLIGTLNLWSAKALERPAQALEFVVPLTYHLAPFLEVARLFEGMKRANEALRMKSIELEESQRRQTRFYSFITHELRTPLNSIIGYLSLILNGTYGPIESKQVFPMSRIKENANLLGQLINDLLDLARIESKEISLHLEEIELEQFVTKMAINLEPLFLEKGTELQVEIDYPGMLYCDSTRLRQIFQNLLSNAAKFTENGFVRISATEIPERNGVLIQISDSGIGISEDDLPHIFDPFWQGTSESQRTSKGSGLGLAIVKKSVEILKGEITVSSHPGQGTTFTLFLPRQYPGGQLKIA
- a CDS encoding acyl-CoA thioesterase, which produces MSTHLKTILKIKEIPNKKIGNKFIFRRRVYLSDTNAQGNVYFAKYFEWQGDAREEFFRTAVPIHESFFSAGYRLLTVEASLEYKGEAKLYDEVEITITVGWIRRASAELKFIFSNAETGSTIAVGKQIIASAEKDGKPVAAPQAVRDLLLPYCESPKNP
- a CDS encoding class I SAM-dependent methyltransferase, whose product is MQMPRRNQGRKKRELGPNRKTLASYTAGADDYLAHWDRGRTYRVPPLLREWVDPLPKGALILDLGCGPGQDSRYLQREGFRPIALDGTWPFLAHARRRSRRLSLVMADLEAMPFRFDAFHGIWAAASLIHLPKKKLDRVLVALRQLIRSGGKFGATFAHGKGEGFATQGWIPGRYFSYWKKDALAQVFTRAGWKILSLKTVCNRERKGRWLNLIAEKA
- a CDS encoding 4-alpha-glucanotransferase; translated protein: MRNHPDQHTIRPASLNRKICGTMIPLFSIRSETNFGIGEILDLLPVIDWMADHHLHLLQILPVYETSPMETSPYQALSGFALDPIYLSLLAWDDFKKSDAANRTFSSPSIQETLHRLRANKDVSYEAIRRLKAPLLEQTFRSFLDEEWKKNTGRARSLQRFIDAHSDWLEDYALFRLLKEKNDWRYWKEWPAPYRNRSKPELKKLQDQEEERLLFFKYLQWALAEQWKEVREHAKRRNVLLMGDLPFLVSGDSADVWSHPHSFSAVDSVGAPPDVFNDKGQDWGLPLFNWKVMEKRNFLWWRLRIRQAREQYDLIRLDHVVGFYRVWVIPKDGPPHFEPSEENEQIKRGRQLLSAIIEEAGMCIPVAEDLGVIPDFVRETLTRFEIAGHKVLRWEKRDQVYLDPKDYPFISLATTGTHDTSTLMNWWNEISLEERAAFLSMLDEGLELTPEAPFSDRLHQAILERLIRSGSSLVLFPIQDILGLPDQINIPATVGLHNWRFRLPAPLHDLDRLPPFTEKLASFRSLIDRHLRYAGSETLMTPPSPP